The following coding sequences are from one Cercospora beticola chromosome 4, complete sequence window:
- a CDS encoding uncharacterized protein (antiSMASH:Cluster_4): MRVIFMLPVVIAFVHALPIARLGFRDASTETSSRQPASAREKRQYQWNWTVVWGTTLGPSTNPFDLFTSEQGKQLAAECSGGSYEEQHSSYDGYYTDYDKGSFVSWHVGPPNNSGWNPFASRVGSGGLTSSFSGGSIGGSRPGTTVNGASRTNVGTRVNNDGASTNVESGGGQARVNDSPKSASNSGSNSGGDLKLGCLNLRAYLGSESELHDMESLLLPLHAVDHLVDIYFQYQAPRLPIID; encoded by the exons ATGAGGGTCATCTTTATGCTTCCAGTTGTCATAGCATTTGTTCATGCCTTACCCATTGCTCGCCTAGGGTTTCGCGATGCTTCAACGGAGACCAGTAGTAGGCAGCCAGCATCCGCACGCGAAAAGCGTCAATACCAATGGAACTGGACCGTGGTGTGGGGAACTACGCTCGGCCCCTCGACCAATCCTTTCGACCTTTTTACTTCTGAGCAAGGCAAACAGCTGGCAGCTGAATGTTCTGGGGGATCTTATGAAGAGCAACATTCGTCCTACGATGGATACTATACTGATTACGACAAGGGCTCTTTCGTATCTTGGCATGTTGGTCCCCCGAACAACTCAGGTTGGAATCCATTTGCAAGCCGTGTCGGATCTGGAGGTCTTACCAGCAGTTTCTCGGGAGGCAGCATTGGAGGCAGTCGGCCAGGGACCACTGTCAATGGGGCCTCAAGGACCAATGTAGGCACGAGGGTGAACAATGACGGCGCGAGTACGAACGTCGAAAGCGGAGGCGGACAGGCCAGGGTCAATGATAGCCCAAAGAGCGCCTCCAACAGCGGCAGCAACTCTGGTGGCGATCTCAAACTGGGCTGTTTGAACCTG CGTGCTTACCTTGGTTCCGAGAGCGAACTCCACGACATGGAATCGTTGCTGCTCCCTCTTCATGCCGTAGATCACCTCGTCGACATCTACTTCCAGTACCAAGCGCCGCGCTTGCCCATCATCGACTGA